A single genomic interval of Koleobacter methoxysyntrophicus harbors:
- the sigG gene encoding RNA polymerase sporulation sigma factor SigG — protein sequence MLVNKVEICGVNTSKLPVLSSNQMKELFQQMHNGDKQAREKLINGNLRLVLSVIQRFSNRGEYVDDLFQVGCIGLMKAIDNFDLNQNVKFSTYAVPMIIGEIRRYLRDNNPIRVSRSLRDIAYKALQVRDSLVNKYSREPSITEIAKELGIPREEIVYALDAIQDPISLFEPIYHDGGDPIFVMDQISDEKNQDESWLEGIAIREALQKLSDREKYILSLRFFEGKTQMEVAEEIGISQAQVSRLEKAALKHMRKHI from the coding sequence ATGCTAGTTAATAAAGTAGAGATATGTGGTGTTAATACGTCAAAACTTCCGGTACTATCCAGTAACCAAATGAAAGAATTATTCCAGCAGATGCACAATGGAGATAAACAGGCAAGAGAAAAGTTGATTAATGGGAATTTACGACTTGTTTTAAGCGTTATTCAGAGGTTTAGCAACAGGGGAGAGTATGTAGACGATCTATTTCAGGTAGGCTGTATTGGTCTTATGAAGGCAATTGATAATTTTGATTTGAATCAAAATGTAAAATTTTCCACATATGCTGTTCCCATGATAATAGGGGAAATAAGAAGGTATTTGAGGGATAATAACCCTATAAGAGTAAGCAGATCTTTAAGAGACATAGCATATAAAGCCCTTCAGGTTAGAGATTCTTTAGTTAACAAATATTCAAGGGAACCATCTATAACCGAAATCGCAAAGGAATTGGGGATTCCCAGGGAAGAGATAGTTTATGCCCTAGATGCAATTCAGGACCCGATCTCACTTTTTGAACCAATATATCACGATGGCGGAGATCCAATATTCGTCATGGATCAGATAAGTGATGAAAAAAATCAGGATGAGAGTTGGTTAGAAGGTATAGCAATAAGAGAAGCTCTGCAAAAGCTATCTGATCGAGAAAAATATATTTTGTCCTTACGTTTTTTTGAAGGAAAAACCCAGATGGAAGTAGCAGAGGAAATAGGAATTTCTCAGGCTCAAGTTTCCAGATTGGAAAAAGCTGCTCTAAAACATATGAGGAAGCATATCTGA